The sequence ttcaatctctataataatagttctcgtctgtctgtctctgtgcgCTCCCACCGCTAAGTTAAAAATGATggggcgaacccatggatttttccatgggcaacGACTAGTTATAAATATTTCAAGTAATTTTGATCTAtcatgacatttttttattcattggaaaaattttgaatttttgaaaCAGCCTTCCAATTATTGCGGCATTGCAACTGTGTATGTAttcagtttgtttgtttttatttattcattagtTTTATTCATGGTATGTTTTTTTAGTCCGAACTTGGTTATGGAAAGATGAGTTCATACACCAAACTTGATAAACTTGGAGAGGTACGTAACTTacattttttaacagtttttataaCCATCTGAGCCTTAGCTTTAGTGAGTTTGAACAAGTACCGAAAAGGTACAAGAGAGAAGCATTTAATACTAAACGAGACAAGGCCTCAGTGTTTCAAAACTTATGTCTCCAGCTAACACATAACACATATTTTAGATTAGGTTATTTTTCTCATTAATTATTAAAGTAACACAAACCTTTGTTTGTTTCAGGGAACCTATGCTACCGTTTTTCGTGGAAAAAGTCGTTTGACAGACACAGTTGtagctttaaaagaaattcgTTTAGAACACGAAGAGGGCGCACCATGTACAGCTATAAGAGAAGGTATGTGTGTTTACTTTTTTCTGTGTGTTTAAATCGATTTTTTCTTAAGAAAATTTGGGGAAAATGACCATATTGACGTCAGCAATAATTGGTACATTTTAAGATTTTTGGAtctaacaaaataaataatattttaagtcCTGAGTCTGCTTTAaacattaaattaaaattgcGTAAATCGAAGTATCCTAAATAATCATAATTCAACTTCATACTTCAACACCTGCCATCTTCTCACTGTATTTTGAGGGAATGCGAAGAGGTCTTCTAAGTTGTTCAACAATTTTGCATCaacaattttttgatattaaagaTATAACTGATGATGTTGTTCTTTTCACATGCATTAAAAACTACAGTGCTTTTTCAAGATATTCTTCTTGACTTTAGAGCTGGCTTTAGGGGTAAGAGTTGTGCCAGTGTTTCCTTGAAAAAGGCTTCCAGTTCTGATTAACCAAGGCTTTTAACCGTAATGTTTGGAAAAAAAGAGGCATGCCGGTCTAGGCATTGCTTAACCTTTATCTTAAGCTGGTTTATTTTTATGTCTCGCTTTTGTGTCTCGTTTAGTATCGCTCTTGAAAGATTTAAAACATGCAAATATAGTGACGTTACATGATATAATCCATACACCGAAATCACTAACGTTAGTTTTCGAATATGTGGTGAGTACATTCAAAATAAATAGCAGTTGTGATTCTCATTGGTTAATAGAGAATAACTCTTGTGTCTCATTGGTTAGTAGAAAATCTTTCCTGAATCTGATTGGTTACAGTTGGGTGCATCATACTAACTCGAATTCTGTTTGATTTCGTTTCAGGAAAAGGATTTGAAATCATATATGGACGAATGTGGAGGGATTATCAGCTTAAGTAACGTcaaggtaaaaattaatttctccattttgtttatttatttatttttgagatTTGCAGCAGTCATTTGCAGCAGTTTTTCACGGTTAAAGAAAAATCGACGTGCAGCCTAACATtgctaaacatttttcttacgaCGTACCAATACATTTCGCTTTTGCAACAAAACAGTGATAGCTTTATTTTGACCGCTTTCATACATGCCACGTACATGCTATGTCATCCTAACATGGCATAGAAAGGACACAGATGGGTTGAAAAATCGTTAAATTTGGTTGTCAAGCTGGGTCAAAAAAGTCCTCCCCATCGTAGCGTGAACACACGTTGTTACATATAAGTGTGtaatataaaaagttattaacagGGAATAGGTATAAAACAACAGAAACAACAAAACACCATTTAATTTCGTTGACGGAAAAAGTTTGGATTTCCGATGCGAAACTATTAACTGTCGGGTTATGTCGGTAATTTTTTGATTACTGATCAACTGCTTAGAAACTTTACTGTTAACGTTTGCTAGATCAAAGCGTCATGTTGATCAGGACTAAATTGCTTCTTTGTGACGCATACATATCAAATTTTGTCTGTCAGCATTGTACATTCAACATCTATCAGCCGACACCACCctttattattttatgaaatgttaacttgtttcttctttttagaTTTTCTTGTTTCAACTGTTACGCGGATTGGAATATTGCcataaaagaaaaattctgCACAGGTGGGAAgcgttaaagaaaaatattttttagactagtcgttacgcgtggaaaaatccacggggttgtccgtctttaaattacactTTATTTGATGTGTCCGTTTCACGACACTTGtcttgcggacagacagacaaaatacggctatctGGAAATGTGAATTCACGTTCATATGCATGCAAATCTGTGCTTCTATTTAGCGTAAGTTTTCTTTTCGCCTGGATTGTACGTCctcgaaaaaaatataaacaaatttgattttttgttcttGATACTTGTTATTCCAAATCCCTCTTTATCAACGCAGGGCTTTTTTGAGGGAAGGGGGCGCATAAAGTTCCTGCGGGACATAAAGCACCTGCGAGATATAATCCGGAACTACTAATGTCTAGGtgataaaacttgtttttagaaAGTCCTAATGAAAACATATTCTaggtaaataagaaaattttaagGATACTGTAAAGATTCAGACACATATTCAGTAAATTCATTATTTctcaaatgttcttaaaaaaatatttattgaatataaaagaaaattaaattgcCTATGAAATAATACAAATGTGATATTTAATTGTTTTCCATGTAGCCAAAACATACGGCTATTCTTCGTGGATGTATATTCACTGGATAGAAATAAttgatttcatataaaaaaataattttaatgatgTCATTATGATCATATTTGtatgacaaaaaaattgatgttCGTGTTAATAAATATGGCATGTTCTAGGTAAACAATATAACGACGTCATTTCGCTAAattgatatttcttttaaatcTGGTATTTATTTTATCCCACTCCTTAGCAACGCCTGGTAACAAACACTACCTGGCAACAaacatacatgtaataaataaattcaTAATCTATACAACACTCTTACATGCATGTTAGTACtttacaaaaatttacaaaaaattaccccCGTCCAAGAAATATGCAATACACCCCGCAAAGTATAaaattttcctattttttttatcacaagcCCTCTTGAAAGTTCTGgaaaatttttatgattttggcACTCCATTACATGCCAAACGAATGTTGCGCTCGGTCAAATAGGCTGTTGAAATTGGGGGTATAAAATATCCGTATTTCACGCCCCGTATTTTTGCAACGCCAACAAGTGGGGGCGTTTGCCAATAAGAGAACAATCTACACATGGTTTTGAATCCAGTTTTTTTTTGCATGCAAAGTTTTGTTTTgcattaatttgtttattttgttgttgtttttttcgtaGGGATTTAAAGCCACAGAATTTGCTTATAAACGAAAAAGGCGAATTGAAACTTGCGGACTTCGGGTTAGCGCGCGCAAAATCTGTTCCCACGAAGACGTATTCGAACGAAGTCGTTACATTGTGGTATCGTCCGCCTGATGTATTGTTAGGATCGACAGAATACAATGCTTCTATAGATATGTGGTGCGTTCATGTTTTATGTGTGTGAAAGCATATTTTTAACCTATCCCTCTAGTTCCTTTAGTGTGCAATGTGTACCAGTACTTTAGTACTGACCCAGACTCTAGATATTTCTGTATAGAacagtgttttatttttatgcagGGGCGTTGGATGTATTTTTTTCGAAATGGTGTCCGGTAGACCTATGTTTCCTGGCTCCACAGCAGAAAACGAATTAACTCTTATATTTAAAGTAAGTGTAAAGTTTAATCACGAATTTTATGCATACTAACCATGAGCGCTGGTTTATCGAGTTTATAACAACGCGAATTCggtttatcgagtttacaacaACACGAAATTGCTTTATCGAGTTTATAACAACGCGAATTTGGTTTATCGAAGTTTTGAGAGGCAGACATTACGATTTTAAAGGGTGTTACTGATTTAGAGTTTGGAGCaggaaaattttctttcttttttagatgtTAGGAACACCGAACGAGCGCGTGTGGCCAGGGATTAGTCGCAACCAAGAATTTATAGCAGGTACAATGTGGTAGAAACATTTCTTTACACTGATTCGCTTGATGTTAAGGTAGCGATGTCAATCTCTGCTGTAAAACTTGTAAACAGGTTGGGCGAAGCATAAAAATTGTTGCCTTGTTTATTCCAAACATGATGGAAATGTTATAACGGTCAAGTACACTACGACGGAGATGACAGAGGAACAACCATTGTTGAGCATTTGTAGtgattatttaattattatgtTTTAGGAAATTATCCTAATTACAGGCAGGAAAAGTTGCATAATCATGTTCCAAGGTAATGTAACTGCGTTCTTCATTGTacctgcacgtagttaaaatcTGTTTATTTTCACTTTACACAGCTGAAAGTTGTTTGCATTaacaaattattaatttttaagaaatataataTATGATTGTTTTTGTAGGATCGAGTTAGAGGGTTTAGAATTGTTGCGGCGTTTTATCGATGTAAGTAAGACCATTATATAACACTTCTTACGTTCGACCCGGAAGAGCTTATAAAACCCATGATAAACAATATCCAGCCGTGACGAACCAGTCTTCCCCACTCCTTTGATTGACTGTTTAAAAATGcttatttagcaaaaaaaaaaaaaaaccatcATCTAGAATATTGTGATAGGGCTCAATTTAGTCCGGTTTTTCTTGACCGTTATAAAATAGTATACTAAGCCGAACTGAACCTGGCATGATGGAAACCTTTTTAGCCCGGCTCAAAGAAATAA is a genomic window of Hydractinia symbiolongicarpus strain clone_291-10 chromosome 14, HSymV2.1, whole genome shotgun sequence containing:
- the LOC130625402 gene encoding cyclin-dependent kinase 17-like isoform X3 gives rise to the protein MMLNRRKSCYDFLAARTKSVASTDSGHGSGNELENGNSRMSPVKLRRMNRQSLETRQKRMSLPANLNLLPEMLERQQGFVPTSPWGGGMSRKERRVSLSELGYGKMSSYTKLDKLGEGTYATVFRGKSRLTDTVVALKEIRLEHEEGAPCTAIREVSLLKDLKHANIVTLHDIIHTPKSLTLVFEYVEKDLKSYMDECGGIISLSNVKIFLFQLLRGLEYCHKRKILHRDLKPQNLLINEKGELKLADFGLARAKSVPTKTYSNEVVTLWYRPPDVLLGSTEYNASIDMWGVGCIFFEMVSGRPMFPGSTAENELTLIFKMLGTPNERVWPGISRNQEFIAGNYPNYRQEKLHNHVPRIELEGLELLRRFIDYVPTKRVRASEAMKHAYFNSLGPDVFKLNDTDSIFIATQMRLTKDPGYRSAARPGKSGPSRRLSVLF
- the LOC130625402 gene encoding cyclin-dependent kinase 17-like isoform X2 yields the protein MGILIINIHAKKDFLAARTKSVASTDSGHGSGNELENGNSRMSPVKLRRMNRQSLETRQKRMSLPANLNLLPEMLERQQGFVPTSPWGGGMSRKERRVSLSELGYGKMSSYTKLDKLGEGTYATVFRGKSRLTDTVVALKEIRLEHEEGAPCTAIREVSLLKDLKHANIVTLHDIIHTPKSLTLVFEYVEKDLKSYMDECGGIISLSNVKIFLFQLLRGLEYCHKRKILHRDLKPQNLLINEKGELKLADFGLARAKSVPTKTYSNEVVTLWYRPPDVLLGSTEYNASIDMWGVGCIFFEMVSGRPMFPGSTAENELTLIFKMLGTPNERVWPGISRNQEFIAGNYPNYRQEKLHNHVPRIELEGLELLRRFIDYVPTKRVRASEAMKHAYFNSLGPDVFKLNDTDSIFIATQMRLTKDPGYRSAARPGKSGPSRRLSVLF
- the LOC130625402 gene encoding cyclin-dependent kinase 5 homolog isoform X1; this encodes MKRLKRALSLTKSAPRIEESISEIDEYLRDTSLEPHLENGEIESTYNGNNNSKKDFLAARTKSVASTDSGHGSGNELENGNSRMSPVKLRRMNRQSLETRQKRMSLPANLNLLPEMLERQQGFVPTSPWGGGMSRKERRVSLSELGYGKMSSYTKLDKLGEGTYATVFRGKSRLTDTVVALKEIRLEHEEGAPCTAIREVSLLKDLKHANIVTLHDIIHTPKSLTLVFEYVEKDLKSYMDECGGIISLSNVKIFLFQLLRGLEYCHKRKILHRDLKPQNLLINEKGELKLADFGLARAKSVPTKTYSNEVVTLWYRPPDVLLGSTEYNASIDMWGVGCIFFEMVSGRPMFPGSTAENELTLIFKMLGTPNERVWPGISRNQEFIAGNYPNYRQEKLHNHVPRIELEGLELLRRFIDYVPTKRVRASEAMKHAYFNSLGPDVFKLNDTDSIFIATQMRLTKDPGYRSAARPGKSGPSRRLSVLF